Proteins found in one Herbiconiux sp. A18JL235 genomic segment:
- a CDS encoding DUF5615 family PIN-like protein — translation MRFLVDAQLPPALARMLAARGHVAEHVTDIGPADAADHALWAYAMEHRAVLVTKDEDFSSMVVLGGEAPAIIWIRVGNTRRRALIEWFEPLIDTVVDMIEAGNDLIELR, via the coding sequence GTGCGTTTCCTCGTCGACGCCCAACTGCCGCCGGCCCTTGCCCGCATGCTGGCGGCCCGTGGTCATGTCGCAGAGCACGTGACGGATATCGGTCCGGCTGACGCAGCGGATCACGCGTTGTGGGCTTACGCGATGGAGCACCGAGCCGTTCTCGTCACGAAGGACGAAGACTTCTCGAGCATGGTCGTTCTCGGTGGAGAAGCGCCGGCGATCATCTGGATTCGGGTCGGCAACACGCGACGCCGCGCATTGATCGAGTGGTTCGAACCCCTGATCGACACTGTGGTGGACATGATCGAGGCGGGCAACGACCTCATCGAACTGCGCTGA
- a CDS encoding diguanylate cyclase — MRRFGAWLAGRRIPPFAWVTAAAGVVIAASGLLDAITSTANPLGSGWTWFWIAVTIVLAGTPIAFGARFVSWLGIAGASVFFVVTSVQMAVSVAPVASVNNIVLYPMFACYLGWFYRRWVARAVTATGFALSLTAVIINPLDALLLTWFNILLASVFCLEAAGYLRSRLDREITTDPLTGLLNRSGLDARIDLELTRAARTGQSVAVVIVDLDDFKRVNDERGHAEGDRRLVEFASALRAITRPYDLVARIGGDEFLLVLPATTEAEAGEVVERLHASIPRGWSFGLAVARPDDSAHTIRDRADQRLYALKASRKQDPAR, encoded by the coding sequence ATGAGGCGTTTCGGGGCGTGGCTCGCCGGCCGGCGGATTCCGCCGTTCGCCTGGGTCACCGCGGCTGCAGGGGTGGTCATCGCGGCCAGCGGCCTCCTCGATGCGATCACCTCGACGGCCAACCCGCTCGGGAGCGGCTGGACGTGGTTCTGGATCGCCGTCACCATCGTGCTCGCCGGCACCCCCATCGCATTCGGCGCGCGCTTCGTCAGCTGGCTCGGCATCGCGGGCGCGAGCGTCTTCTTCGTCGTCACCTCGGTGCAGATGGCCGTCTCGGTGGCGCCGGTCGCATCCGTCAACAACATCGTGCTCTACCCGATGTTCGCCTGCTACCTGGGCTGGTTCTACCGGCGGTGGGTAGCCCGGGCGGTCACCGCGACGGGGTTCGCGCTCTCGCTGACGGCGGTGATCATCAACCCGCTGGATGCGCTGCTGCTGACCTGGTTCAACATCCTGCTGGCGTCGGTGTTCTGCCTCGAAGCCGCGGGCTACCTGCGCAGCAGGCTCGACCGGGAGATCACGACCGACCCGCTCACCGGGCTGCTCAACCGGTCGGGCCTGGATGCGCGCATCGACCTGGAGCTCACCAGAGCGGCCCGCACGGGGCAGAGCGTCGCCGTCGTGATCGTCGATCTCGACGACTTCAAGCGCGTCAACGACGAGCGTGGTCACGCCGAGGGCGACCGTCGGCTGGTGGAGTTCGCATCGGCCCTGCGCGCGATCACCCGTCCGTACGACCTCGTCGCGCGGATCGGTGGCGACGAGTTCCTGCTCGTGCTGCCCGCGACGACGGAGGCGGAGGCGGGGGAGGTGGTCGAGCGGCTGCACGCGTCGATCCCGCGGGGCTGGTCGTTCGGGCTCGCTGTCGCGCGGCCCGACGACTCGGCACACACGATCCGCGACCGCGCCGACCAGCGCCTCTACGCCCTAAAGGCCTCGCGCAAGCAAGACCCCGCGCGCTGA
- a CDS encoding DeoR/GlpR family DNA-binding transcription regulator produces MAAKTRRAMIEQRVLAEGEIDFATLAEEFKVSEMTIRRDVEALEASGLVRRVVGGAILSSGKAAEPSFETRAAEAAEGKMHIAEAAVELLRPRETVILDSGSSVLAVAKAIKGRGLGLTVVTPSILVAVELADEPDTVVLLAGGRVRPGELSLIGSETEEIFTRYNCDTYVMGIAGVDPARGVSEYHREEGSVKRAAVKAADRVIVVADETKLGRVQLVSVSPLSSVTAIVTDGPADHPTLVGARSLGVEVVCVPGPHSSALEQGATA; encoded by the coding sequence ATGGCAGCTAAGACCCGCAGGGCAATGATCGAGCAGCGTGTGCTGGCCGAGGGGGAGATCGACTTCGCCACGCTCGCGGAGGAGTTCAAGGTCTCCGAGATGACGATCCGTCGCGACGTCGAGGCTCTCGAGGCCTCCGGCCTCGTTCGCAGGGTCGTCGGTGGCGCCATCCTGTCGAGCGGGAAGGCCGCGGAGCCCTCGTTCGAGACACGCGCCGCCGAGGCCGCCGAAGGCAAGATGCACATCGCCGAGGCTGCGGTGGAACTGCTCCGGCCGCGCGAGACCGTCATCCTCGACAGCGGCAGCTCGGTGCTCGCCGTCGCGAAGGCGATCAAGGGTCGCGGCCTCGGTCTCACCGTCGTCACCCCCAGCATCCTGGTCGCCGTCGAGCTCGCCGACGAGCCCGACACCGTGGTTCTGCTCGCCGGCGGTCGTGTGCGGCCCGGTGAGCTCAGCCTCATCGGCTCGGAGACCGAGGAGATCTTCACCCGCTACAACTGCGACACCTACGTGATGGGCATCGCCGGGGTCGACCCCGCCCGAGGCGTCTCCGAGTACCACCGCGAGGAGGGCAGCGTGAAACGCGCAGCGGTCAAAGCAGCCGACCGGGTCATCGTGGTCGCCGACGAGACCAAGCTCGGCCGGGTGCAGCTCGTCAGCGTGTCGCCCCTCAGCTCGGTGACGGCGATCGTCACCGACGGCCCAGCCGACCACCCCACCCTCGTCGGGGCCCGCTCGCTCGGGGTCGAGGTGGTGTGCGTGCCCGGCCCGCACAGCTCGGCGCTCGAGCAGGGGGCGACGGCATGA
- a CDS encoding SDR family NAD(P)-dependent oxidoreductase, with translation MKTVVVTGAGSGIGRTIAATLAARGWQVVVTDINGEAAATAAAALDTSAGQQHESAVLNVSDPEAAARVADDVADRLGLDAWVSNAGISFMQRFLEMPIEKYDKTLEINLKGVFVCGQAAARAMVRTGRRGAIVNTASMAGKQGKVPFLADYVASKFGVVGLTQAMAFELAEHGIRVNSICPGYVATPMQERELAWEAGLRGTDPESVKQLWIDDTPLGRLEEPEDVARVVAFLLGEDSAFMTGEALAINGGAFMD, from the coding sequence ATGAAAACCGTCGTCGTCACCGGGGCAGGATCCGGTATCGGCCGCACGATCGCGGCGACCCTCGCCGCGCGGGGCTGGCAGGTCGTCGTGACCGACATCAACGGTGAGGCCGCCGCCACTGCCGCCGCAGCTCTCGACACGAGCGCCGGCCAGCAGCACGAGTCGGCTGTGCTCAACGTGAGCGACCCCGAGGCTGCCGCCCGGGTCGCCGACGACGTCGCCGACCGCCTGGGCCTCGACGCCTGGGTGAGCAACGCGGGCATCTCGTTCATGCAGCGCTTCCTCGAGATGCCGATCGAGAAGTACGACAAGACCCTCGAGATCAACCTCAAGGGCGTCTTCGTCTGCGGTCAGGCCGCCGCCCGCGCCATGGTGCGCACCGGTCGTCGCGGCGCCATCGTCAACACCGCATCCATGGCCGGCAAGCAGGGCAAGGTGCCGTTCCTCGCCGATTACGTGGCTTCGAAGTTCGGCGTCGTGGGGCTCACCCAGGCAATGGCGTTCGAGTTGGCCGAGCACGGCATCCGGGTGAACAGCATCTGCCCCGGATACGTCGCGACCCCCATGCAGGAGCGCGAGCTCGCCTGGGAGGCCGGCCTGCGCGGCACCGATCCCGAGTCGGTCAAGCAGCTCTGGATCGACGACACGCCGCTCGGCCGCCTCGAAGAACCGGAGGACGTCGCGCGGGTCGTGGCGTTCCTGCTCGGCGAGGACTCCGCCTTCATGACCGGAGAGGCGCTCGCCATCAACGGCGGCGCCTTCATGGACTGA
- a CDS encoding BtpA/SgcQ family protein, protein MSDWLGSVFPTTKPVIAMLHLSALPGDPGFDSTAGIRAVVERAKGELADLQEGGVDGVMISNEFSLPYLTKTEPITAISMARIIGELLDDITVPYGVNVLWDGRASIDLAVATGAQWVREIFTGVYASDFGLWNTNVGEVARHRARIGGAGVKLFFNIVPESAKYLADRDLTSITETTVFATLPDAICVSGLTAGAPTDTQALATVKAAAGTVPVFVNTGVRAHNVGDQLAIADGAIIGTFFKKDGVFENRVDLTRVHELMGAARDARAGFAAAE, encoded by the coding sequence ATGAGCGACTGGCTCGGATCTGTCTTCCCCACGACGAAACCCGTCATCGCGATGCTGCACCTGTCTGCCCTGCCCGGTGACCCCGGCTTCGACAGCACGGCGGGCATCCGTGCTGTGGTCGAGCGGGCCAAGGGCGAGCTCGCCGACCTGCAGGAAGGCGGGGTCGACGGCGTCATGATCTCGAACGAGTTCAGCCTCCCCTACCTCACCAAGACCGAGCCGATCACGGCCATCAGCATGGCGCGCATCATCGGCGAGCTGCTCGACGACATCACCGTGCCGTACGGCGTCAACGTGCTGTGGGACGGCCGCGCGTCGATCGATCTGGCCGTGGCCACGGGCGCTCAGTGGGTACGTGAAATCTTCACAGGCGTCTACGCGAGCGACTTCGGCCTGTGGAACACCAACGTGGGCGAGGTCGCCCGCCACCGCGCTCGCATCGGCGGCGCCGGCGTGAAGCTGTTCTTCAACATCGTTCCCGAATCGGCCAAGTACCTCGCCGACCGCGACCTCACCTCGATCACCGAGACCACCGTGTTCGCCACGCTCCCCGACGCCATCTGCGTCTCGGGCCTCACCGCGGGTGCCCCCACCGACACGCAGGCGCTGGCGACGGTCAAGGCCGCCGCCGGTACCGTGCCGGTGTTCGTGAACACCGGCGTGCGCGCCCACAACGTGGGCGACCAGCTCGCCATCGCCGACGGGGCCATCATCGGCACCTTCTTCAAGAAGGACGGCGTGTTCGAGAATCGCGTCGACCTCACCCGTGTGCACGAGCTCATGGGTGCGGCGCGCGACGCCCGCGCGGGGTTCGCCGCGGCCGAGTAG
- a CDS encoding DUF433 domain-containing protein — protein sequence MSLLDRIVVNPEVVHGRPSVRGTRMRVGDVLSLLAAGASEAEILEDYPYLTADDIRACLEYAAAQADHTIVLAS from the coding sequence ATGTCGCTGTTGGATCGCATTGTCGTCAACCCGGAGGTCGTCCACGGTCGACCTTCCGTGCGCGGCACACGCATGCGAGTGGGAGACGTGCTCTCTCTCCTGGCCGCGGGGGCTTCCGAGGCAGAAATCCTCGAGGACTACCCCTACCTCACCGCCGACGACATCCGCGCATGCCTCGAGTACGCTGCAGCGCAGGCAGACCACACGATAGTGCTCGCTTCGTAA
- a CDS encoding ABC transporter substrate-binding protein, whose translation MSLRKKSGRFAAGVALAGAIALTATACAGSGGPAEVTSSGLGDIPKDTSGTVRILMENVPDTDIVKDLVSEFNTVYPDITVDIESLTFDQMRDKLVSSFQSPDPAYDLIVADNPWMVDFAQAGFLEPLDERIDSTTDYDADDFFTPLTDITTVDDVRYGVPFYNYALGYLYNTADYEAAGLQVPTTLDELVSDVTTLKTADRAGIAMQPQRGYKIFEEWANWLFAAGGSIYDDEGNITLDTPEAKAALEAYIDAYQNAAPANSLNWAFDEAFRSVSSGEAASMISYNWNLPALNDPAGASGDLAGQFKLAPMPGGKQVLGAWSWAIPSNSGAPDAAWAFASWITSKAVDVERVSAGGAAIRESTLEDPAVLDDGFGADYYEAVKQILSDAAPLSQGAGGEEMIQAVGTELNEAVAGTKSVDDALRDAQSAAEKTQG comes from the coding sequence ATGTCACTCAGAAAGAAGTCCGGTCGTTTCGCCGCCGGCGTGGCCCTGGCCGGAGCCATCGCGCTCACGGCGACTGCCTGCGCAGGCTCCGGCGGTCCCGCCGAGGTCACCTCCTCCGGCCTCGGAGACATCCCGAAAGACACCAGCGGCACCGTGCGCATCCTCATGGAGAACGTGCCCGACACCGACATCGTGAAAGACCTCGTCTCGGAGTTCAACACGGTCTACCCCGACATCACGGTCGACATCGAGTCGCTCACCTTCGACCAGATGCGCGACAAGCTCGTCTCGTCGTTCCAGTCGCCCGACCCGGCCTACGACCTCATCGTCGCCGACAACCCGTGGATGGTCGACTTCGCCCAGGCCGGGTTCCTCGAGCCGCTCGACGAGCGCATCGACTCGACCACCGACTACGACGCCGACGACTTCTTCACGCCGCTGACCGACATCACCACGGTCGACGACGTGCGCTACGGCGTTCCGTTCTACAACTACGCCCTCGGGTACCTCTACAACACCGCCGACTACGAAGCCGCGGGCCTCCAGGTGCCGACGACGCTCGACGAGCTGGTCTCCGACGTCACGACGCTGAAGACCGCCGACCGTGCGGGAATCGCCATGCAGCCCCAGCGCGGCTACAAGATCTTCGAGGAGTGGGCCAACTGGCTCTTCGCCGCCGGCGGTTCGATCTACGACGACGAGGGCAACATCACCCTCGACACCCCCGAAGCCAAGGCGGCTCTCGAGGCCTACATCGACGCCTACCAGAACGCCGCACCGGCGAACAGCCTCAACTGGGCCTTCGACGAGGCGTTCCGCTCGGTCTCGAGCGGTGAAGCCGCCTCGATGATCAGCTACAACTGGAACCTGCCGGCCCTCAACGACCCGGCCGGAGCATCCGGAGACCTCGCCGGTCAGTTCAAGCTGGCGCCGATGCCCGGTGGCAAGCAGGTGCTCGGCGCCTGGAGCTGGGCCATTCCGAGCAACTCGGGTGCGCCCGACGCCGCGTGGGCGTTCGCATCGTGGATCACCTCGAAGGCCGTCGACGTCGAGCGCGTGAGCGCGGGCGGTGCGGCGATCCGCGAGAGCACCCTGGAAGACCCGGCGGTGCTCGACGACGGCTTCGGTGCCGACTACTACGAGGCCGTGAAGCAGATCCTGTCGGATGCTGCACCGCTCAGCCAGGGAGCGGGCGGCGAGGAGATGATCCAGGCCGTCGGAACCGAGCTGAACGAGGCGGTCGCTGGCACGAAGAGCGTCGACGACGCGCTGCGCGACGCCCAGTCCGCCGCCGAGAAGACTCAGGGCTGA
- a CDS encoding FGGY-family carbohydrate kinase yields the protein MTRHTLGIDIGTTGTKTILLDVQGGIVAQASREATLFSPHAGHAEADPRQWLDNVVDSIREILAVSSVAADSIGAIATSGMVPAVVLVDDGLQPIGRALLQNDARANDQIETLAEQLADLDLVTLTGAALTQQSVAPTIAWFHEHRPSDLAAARHIVGSYDWVLMALGAEPHVEQNWALESGLFTIAGERVGRVLDAAGLDPALLPAVLAPGTRAGSLSAQLAERTGLNPGTALVVGGADHVLSAFAAGVEKPGDWLVKLGGAGDILVASDAPVVDERLYLDAHPVPGRWLPNGCMATSGSLIRWYQGLIGGEPLVDLDLAAADSRPAEVLCLPYFLGEKSPIHDPDLRGTFAGLHLGHTKADLYRSVLEAIAFGFRHHVEVFRDMGIDLGRVSITNGGSKSTLWKQIHSEVLGTEMFPVVDHPGASLGAALIAAVGIGALDDWSETSRFITLGAPVVPDPQKVAVYDRAYQEWRELGAAVAPVSHSIARRTRA from the coding sequence ATGACCCGCCACACTCTCGGCATCGACATCGGCACCACCGGCACAAAGACCATCCTGCTCGACGTGCAGGGCGGTATCGTCGCCCAGGCCTCCCGCGAAGCCACCCTGTTCAGCCCGCACGCCGGTCACGCCGAAGCCGACCCGCGGCAGTGGCTCGACAACGTCGTCGACTCCATCCGTGAGATCCTGGCGGTCTCGAGCGTCGCCGCCGATTCCATCGGTGCGATCGCCACCTCGGGAATGGTGCCCGCCGTCGTGCTCGTCGACGACGGGCTCCAGCCCATCGGCCGGGCTCTGCTGCAGAACGACGCCCGGGCGAACGACCAGATCGAGACCCTGGCCGAGCAGCTCGCCGACCTCGACCTGGTGACGCTCACCGGCGCGGCCCTCACCCAGCAGTCGGTGGCCCCCACCATCGCCTGGTTCCACGAGCACCGGCCGAGCGACCTCGCCGCTGCGCGCCACATCGTCGGGTCGTACGACTGGGTGCTCATGGCGCTCGGCGCGGAGCCGCACGTCGAGCAGAACTGGGCCCTCGAATCGGGTCTGTTCACCATCGCGGGGGAGCGGGTCGGGCGCGTTCTCGACGCCGCAGGCCTCGACCCCGCCCTGCTCCCGGCCGTGCTCGCCCCCGGCACACGGGCCGGGTCGCTCAGCGCCCAACTCGCCGAGCGCACAGGGCTGAACCCCGGTACCGCACTCGTCGTCGGCGGCGCAGACCACGTGCTCTCGGCCTTCGCCGCCGGTGTGGAGAAGCCCGGTGACTGGCTGGTGAAGCTCGGCGGCGCCGGCGACATCCTGGTGGCCAGTGATGCGCCGGTCGTCGACGAACGCCTCTACCTCGACGCCCATCCGGTGCCGGGCCGATGGCTGCCCAATGGATGCATGGCCACGAGCGGGAGCCTCATCCGCTGGTACCAGGGGCTGATCGGGGGAGAGCCGCTCGTCGACCTCGATCTCGCGGCCGCCGACAGCCGGCCGGCCGAGGTGCTGTGCCTTCCCTACTTCTTGGGTGAGAAGAGCCCCATCCACGACCCCGACCTGCGGGGCACGTTCGCGGGTCTTCACCTCGGGCACACGAAGGCCGACCTGTACCGCTCGGTGCTCGAGGCCATCGCCTTCGGCTTCCGTCATCACGTCGAGGTGTTCCGCGACATGGGAATCGACCTCGGCCGGGTCTCGATCACCAACGGCGGCAGCAAGTCGACACTGTGGAAGCAGATCCACTCCGAGGTGCTCGGCACCGAGATGTTCCCCGTTGTCGACCACCCCGGCGCCTCCTTGGGCGCGGCTCTCATCGCGGCCGTCGGCATCGGCGCACTCGACGACTGGAGCGAGACCTCCCGCTTCATCACCCTGGGGGCGCCCGTCGTCCCCGACCCGCAGAAGGTCGCGGTCTACGACCGCGCCTACCAGGAATGGCGCGAGCTCGGAGCGGCAGTCGCTCCCGTCTCGCACTCGATCGCAAGGAGAACCCGAGCATGA
- a CDS encoding nucleotidyltransferase domain-containing protein → MQTIVTAEYGSRAIGVATGDSDHDLMSVFVEDPEYVLGIETIDTHASSTAAAGARSTHQDTDITRYPLRKWAKLAAVGNPTVLLLLFLEPLDSTGHWEMLKGIRDAFVSREAGRRFQGYSLGQREAMVGMRNKRTNRPELIHKHGYDTKFAYHMVRTAMQGVELMTTGALRLPMAPGDLEVLRSIRAGAMSKDAVLDLASSLDSDLTVAIARAQVNDQPDRMLINDTLHRIYLDAWASR, encoded by the coding sequence GTGCAGACCATCGTCACTGCAGAGTACGGTTCGCGCGCCATCGGCGTCGCCACCGGGGATTCCGATCACGACCTCATGAGCGTCTTCGTCGAAGACCCCGAGTACGTGCTCGGCATCGAGACCATCGACACCCACGCATCCTCCACGGCGGCCGCCGGCGCACGATCCACCCACCAAGACACCGACATCACGCGCTACCCGCTGCGGAAGTGGGCGAAGCTCGCGGCCGTGGGCAACCCCACCGTGCTGCTCCTGCTGTTCCTCGAGCCCCTCGACAGCACCGGGCACTGGGAGATGCTGAAGGGCATCCGGGATGCGTTCGTCTCCCGGGAGGCCGGCCGGCGGTTCCAGGGCTACTCGCTGGGGCAGCGGGAGGCGATGGTCGGTATGCGCAACAAGCGCACCAACAGGCCCGAGCTGATCCACAAGCACGGCTACGACACCAAGTTCGCGTACCACATGGTGCGCACGGCGATGCAGGGTGTCGAGCTCATGACCACGGGTGCGCTGCGCCTGCCGATGGCGCCCGGCGACCTCGAGGTGCTCCGCTCGATTCGCGCCGGGGCCATGTCGAAGGACGCCGTTCTCGACCTCGCTTCTTCGCTCGACAGCGACCTCACCGTCGCCATCGCGCGCGCTCAGGTGAACGACCAGCCCGACCGGATGCTCATCAACGACACCCTCCACCGCATCTACCTCGACGCCTGGGCCTCCCGATGA